A window of the Lactuca sativa cultivar Salinas chromosome 7, Lsat_Salinas_v11, whole genome shotgun sequence genome harbors these coding sequences:
- the LOC111921544 gene encoding glycine dehydrogenase (decarboxylating), mitochondrial: MSCSIPGTLMIEPTESESKAELDRFYDALISIRQEIAEIEKGTVDINNNVIKGAPHPPQLLMADKWTKPYSKEYAAYPAPWLRAAKFWPTTCRVDNVYGDRPSYIILFIDKILP; the protein is encoded by the exons ATGTCATGTTCAATTCCAGGAACACTAATGATTGAACCCACTGAAAGTGAAAGCAag GCTGAGTTGGACAGGTTTTATGATGCTTTGATCTCCATTAGACAAGAAATAGCAGAAATTGAGAAAGGAACAGTGGACATCAACAACAATGTCATCAAG GGAGCACCTCATCCACCACAACTACTCATGGCTGATAAGTGGACAAAACCATACTCCAAAGAATATGCAGCTTACCCTGCACCATGGCTTCGTGCAGCTAAGTTCTGGCCTACTACAT GCCGTGTGGACAATGTGTATGGTGATCGCCCTTCATATATTATTCTTTTTATAGATAAGATTCTTCCATAA
- the LOC111921534 gene encoding cytochrome P450 CYP82D47, giving the protein MELFLPYSMSIAAIFFAVFLQILKGIKSGNKGKNRKAPEAKGKWPVVGHLHLLGGPEPHHITLANMADKYGPIFTIKLGVHNALVVSNSEIAKECFTKNDKAFSSRPKLLAVELMGYNYAIFALAPYGAYWRQVRKIIMLEVLSTRRVEMLGPVRSAELRESMKDLYDVWVKNKDQSGSLDMVKVDMQQWFGNLVLNSLIKVVTGKRFALDDEEGIRFRKVANRFFQLLGGFVVSDYIPPLKFLDIGGYKKEMIITGQEMDNFFDQWLEEYKRERESKQQNERDKVLMDVLISILEGASEEEFPGHDHATIIKATCLTMVIGGLDSTSVALTWALCLLLNNPRTLKLAQEEIDEHVGRKRRVEESDLKNLVYMDAILKETLRLYPPGHLGLPKETLEDCIVQGYYIPKGTRVMLNLWKLHRDPNIWPNPTEFLPERFLTTHKDVDLKGHHFDLLPFGSGRRVCPGILFAMQATRLALASLIQQFELKSPSSEPVDMKEIFGVTCSKATPLEVLIAPRLPLDMYPLGA; this is encoded by the exons ATGGAGTTGTTTCTCCCGTATTCTATGAGCATAGCAGCCATCTTTTTTGCTGTTTTTCTACAAATCTTGAAAGGAATTAAGAGCGGAAACAAAGGGAAGAACAGAAAAGCACCAGAAGCAAAGGGCAAATGGCCTGTAGTCGGACACCTACACCTTCTCGGTGGACCTGAACCACATCACATTACTTTAGCTAACATGGCAGATAAATATGGCCCTATCTTCACCATCAAGCTTGGTGTTCACAATGCTTTGGTGGTGAGTAATAGCGAGATAGCAAAAGAGTGCTTTACAAAAAACGACAAAGCCTTCTCAAGTCGACCCAAGTTGCTAGCAGTAGAACTCATGGGCTATAACTATGCGATCTTTGCACTAGCTCCATATGGGGCCTACTGGCGACAAGTGCGCAAGATCATCATGCTCGAGGTTCTCTCTACACGAAGAGTGGAGATGCTTGGGCCTGTTCGATCCGCAGAGCTTAGAGAATCCATGAAAGATCTATACGACGTTTGGGTAAAGAATAAAGATCAGAGTGGAAGTTTAGATATGGTGAAGGTGGATATGCAACAATGGTTTGGGAATTTGGTGTTGAATAGTCTTATTAAGGTTGTCACAGGAAAGAGATTTGCTCTCGATGATGAAGAAGGGATTCGATTTCGAAAAGTGGCAAACAGATTCTTTCAGTTATTGGGTGGATTTGTGGTGTCTGATTATATTCCACCTCTTAAGTTTCTTGACATAGGAGGATACAAGAAAGAAATGATAATCACAGGACAAGAAATGGACAACTTCTTTGATCAATGGTTAGAGGAGTAcaaaagagagagagagtctaaacAGCAAAACGAACGCGACAAAGTCCTCATGGATGTGCTGATTTCCATTCTTGAAGGTGCCTCCGAAGAGGAATTCCCTGGACATGATCATGCAACCATAATCAAGGCCACATGTTTG ACTATGGTTATTGGGGGATTGGACTCAACATCTGTGGCTTTAACATGGGCTTTGTGTTTGTTACTCAACAACCCAAGAACTTTAAAACTTGCGCAAGAGGAGATTGATGAGCATGTTGGAAGGAAGAGACGAGTAGAAGAGTCGGACCTAAAAAACTTAGTCTACATGGATGCAATCTTGAAAGAAACACTCCGTTTATACCCACCTGGACATCTCGGCCTTCCTAAGGAAACCTTGGAGGATTGCATTGTTCAGGGCTACTACATCCCTAAAGGAACACGTGTGATGTTGAATCTTTGGAAACTTCATCGTGATCCAAACATATGGCCAAATCCCACCGAATTTCTTCCCGAAAGATTCTTGACAACTCATAAAGATGTTGATCTCAAGGGACACCATTTTGACTTGCTTCCTTTCGGTTCTGGTAGAAGAGTGTGCCCTGGTATTTTATTTGCTATGCAAGCTACGCGTTTAGCGTTAGCTAGTTTAATACAACAATTTGAGCTTAAATCCCCATCAAGTGAACCCGTTGATATGAAAGAAATCTTTGGAGTGACTTGCAGCAAAGCAACCCCACTTGAGGTCCTTATCGCTCCTCGTTTACCCCTTGATATGTACCCTCTTGGTGCATGA